GGCGGCATTGGCCAGCAGGCGGTTGTGCGACAGCCGTGCGATGGCCAGCAGGGTGCCCAGCACCACGCCGCCGAGCACACCCAGCACCATCAGCTGCAGGGTCATCAGCATGCCGTTCCACAGGCCCGGCAGGGCCGGAACGATAGCGCTGAAATCCATCATTTGCCTCCCACGGCGATCAGGCCGGGCACCGCGACCTTCTTCTCGATCAGGCGCATCAGCAGCATCAGGCTCATGTTCAGGGTGAAGTAGATCAGCGTGGCCAGGGTGAAGGCCTCGAACAGGTTGGCGCTGAATTCGGCGGTCTGCTTGGTCTGCGCCAGCAGCTCCATGAGGCCGATCAGCGAGGCCACCGAGGAGTTCTTGAAGATGTTGAGGAACTCGCTGGTCAGCGGCGGAATGATGATGCGAAAGGCCTGCGGCAGCAGGACGTTGGCGTAGATCTGCGGCAGGCTGAAGCCCAGCGCGTAGCCGGCGGCCAGTTGGCCCTTGGGCAGCGCCTGGATGCCGGTGCGCACCTGCTCGCAGACGCGCGCGGCGGTGAACAGGCCGAGGCACACGACCACGCTGATGAAGGCCGAGGTGGCCGGTTTGAGGTCCTGCTTGAACCACATTTCCAGCGGCTCGGGCAGCAGGTCCGGTACCAGGAAGTACCAGAGGAACAGCTGCACCAGCAGCGGCACGTTGCGGAACAGCTCCACGTAGCAGGTGGCGAAGCCGCTGATCCAGCGGTTCGGCACGGTGCGCATCACGCCGAGCAGCGAGCCCAGCAGCAGGGCGATCAGCCAGCCGGCCAGGGCGATGGCGATGGTCCAGCCCAGGCCGGTGACGAACCAGTCCAGGTAGATCTCGTTGCCGATGCCGGTGGACTTGAAGAACACGCCCCAGTCCCAGTTGTAATTCATCTTGGCTACCCACGATCAGGGCGGACAGGAGCCGGGGCCGACACGGTCCCCCACCGCGGTTGGCGGTGGTGCTCCTGTCCTAATTTGCAGAGGTGAGGCGGCGCCGCCCTCGTGAAGTGGCGCCGTACCAACAGGGGGCTTCCTGCTCCCTCTCCCGTTTACGGGAGAGGGCTGGGGAGAGGGTTTCGCGTCGCCCCCTCTCCCCCAGCCCCTCTCCCCCGAGGGGAGAGGGGAGCTAGCCCCCGCAGCCGCGCTTAGAGTTGCTCGGCGGCCTTGTCGGTCGGGTTGGCGACCAGCTGTTTCAGCTCGTCGCTCATCGGGAAGTTCAGGTTCAGGCCCTTCGGCGGGACCGGGTTGAGGAACCACTTGTCGTAGATGGCGTTGACTTCGCCGGACTTGAAGGTGGCGATCAGCGCCTCGTCGACCACCGCCTTGAACGCCGGGTCACCCTTGCGCACCATGCAGCCGTAGATCTCGTAGGACTGCGGGGTGCCGACCACGTGCCAGTCGGCCGGCTTTTTGGCCTTGGCCATTTCGCCGGCGAGCAGGGCGTCGTCCATCATGAAGGCCACGGCGCGGCCGGACTCCAGCATCAGGAAGGACTCGCCGTGGTCCTTGGCCGAGATGATGTTCATGCCCATCTGCTTCTCGGCGTTCATCGCCTTGAGCAGGCGCTCGGAGGTGGTGCCGGCGGTGGTCACCACGTTCTTGCCCTTGAGGTCGGGGAAGTCGGCGACACCGGAGGTCTTCTTGGTCAGCAGGCGGGTGCCCACCTCGAAGATGCCGACGGAGAAGTCGACCTGCTGCTGGCGCTCGACGTTGTTGGTGGTGGAGCCGCACTCCAGGTCCACGGTGCCGTTCTGTACCAGCGGGATGCGGGTCTGCGAGGTCACCAGGTTGTAGCGCACCTTGAGGTCGGGCATGCCCAGCTTCTGCTTGATCGCCTCGACCGCCTTCAGCTGCAGGTCATGCGAGTAGCCTTCCGGCTGCTGCGGGTCGCTGCCGAAGTAGGAGAAGGGGATGGAGGAGTCGCGATGGCCGAGGACGATGGTGCCGCTGTCCTTGATCTTCTTCAGGGTGCCGGTCAGTTCCTCGGCCAGGGCCGGGGCGCTGCACAGGCTGGCGGCCAGGGCGAAGCCGATGGCGCGGGAGAGAGTGCTCTTGGTCATGCTGATTCTCGCTGTTGTTGTTGTCCGGGGGCATGCCCCTTGGCGGATGGGATGCGAACCATCCCTGCGAGAACCCAGAGCAGGTACTGTGCCAGGCCCTGTATTTGAGTCTAAGACGTTGATATTTAAGGATTAAATTGAGATGGCCGGGATGCCGTGGATGGCCCCGGCGTTCGGTCTGGCGAACGGTGAGCGCCGGCGCGTTCGGAAAACCGAATGCCTGGCCGCGGACCCACCGGCCCAACTCCGGCGTCTTGCGTTGCCCGGTGCACCCATCCGGCCGGGGGCGCCGCCGAGAGGTTCGGGCACGCGCGCGGGGTGCACAGAAGCGTCCGCGCGGCTAGAGTGACAAGCCCTGCCGCCACCCGAGACACCGCCATGCCCGCCGGTCGACTCCTCATCCTGCTGCTGGCCCTGCTGCTGGGGCGAGGTGCCCAGGCCGAGGCGTTCATGGTCTACGGCACCCACGACGGCTTCCCCAAGTACTACGAGGAAGACGGCCAGGCCAAGGGCATAGTGGTCGACATCAGCCGCTACTGCCTGGACGAGATGCAGGTGCCCTACCAGATCAAGCTGCTGCCCTGGGCCCGCGCCTACACCCTGGCCTCGCGCGGCGAGGGCGGGGTCATCGGCCTGTCGAAGAGTGCCGAGCGCCAGGCGCTGTTCGACTTCTCCGCGCCGATCTTCACCGAACACATCCTGCTGGTGGTCAAGCAGGGCCGCGAGTTCCCCTTCCAGGGCATCGCCGACCTGCGCGACAAGCTGATCGGCGTGAGCATTGGCACCAGCTACGGCACCGCCTTCGACGAGGCCGTCGCCGCGGGGCAGATGACCATAGTCGGCTTCAACGACACCCGCAGCGGCCTGGGCATGCTCCTGCGCGAGCGCATCGACGCCATCCTGATGGGCTCCAGCGTCGACCTGGAGAAACTCACCCGGGGCCACCCCGACCTGGAGCGCGGCGCCTTCGTCAGCCTGCCGGTGCCCTTCAAGTCCGACAGCAAGCACCTGGGCATCGCCCGCTCGCTGAAGATGGGCTGGTTCCTCCAGCGCTTCGACCAGTGCCTGCGCCGGGGCTACGAGTCGCGTGCCTTCGACAGCATCATCTACGACTACAGCAACTGAGGCGGGCAGGCCCGTTCAGAGCGACTGCGCGCGGGCGGCCCGCACCAGCTCCGCATTGTTCGGACGGACGCTGATCGCATCGCTCAGGTCCACCACCGGCAGCAGGTAGTGGCGGGTATCGATGCCCTGGGCCGTCATCCGCGCATGCAGCCCGTCGGCCACCGCCGGATCGTCGATGTTCAGGTACTCGAAGCGCACCCCCGCCTGGCGCAGTGCCTGCAGCGTGCCCTGGGTATAGCCGCAGGAGTCGCGCCCGTAGACCGCCAGGTAGTCGTGCGCATAGCGCGGCTGCACGTTCTGCGCCTGGTAGTAGGTCCAGCCCTTGTGGCCGAGCGCCAGCAGCGCGGCGAGCAACAGAATCTTCTTCACGATGCGTCCTTGTCTTCGGGAGCGGCGAACCAGAACTCGACCTCGTCGGTCTCCACCTCGAAGCGGGCGGCATGCTCGACATGGGCCGGCACGTGATACCACTGGCCGACGCCGACCCGGGTGGTCTCGCCGTTCATGCTCAGGATCAACTCGCCACGGGTGATCACCCCATGATTGTCGGTGTCGTGGCGATGCGGCGGAATCGAGGTGCCGGCCGGGTAGGAGGCGAACAGCACATCGGCCCCCTCGGCGGTCAGCTTGTAGGCGTCGAAACGGCCGTCGTAGAGCGGCAGCTGCTTGATCTTGCTGGGGTAATCGCCAGGCATGGTGTCCTCCGTTGACACTGGGTGGGGCGCCCGTGCCGCAGCGGCAGGGCTTGAATCCTCGGCAGCACGCCGCTGCCGATCAGTTTGCTGGCTTGAGCGAGCCTATCTGGCCCGGGGCTATTCCGCGCAACTTCATGCCTTCGCGTGGCGTAAAGGGCGCGCCATCCGCGTCGCGAAAGCTGAAGGGAATGGACACGGTCTGCAAGCCACTGTTCTTGCGAATCACGAAGTGCAGGTGCGGGCCGGTCGAATACCCCGACGAGCCGGACCGGGCGAGCACATCGCCCACTGCGATCCTGTCCCCGGGTTTGACCCTGGCACTGCCGATCAGGATGTGCGCGTACACGGCGTAGGTGCCATCCGCATGCAGGACCTTGATGTAGTTGGCCTTGTCGAGGAAGTACTGGGTGCGACCGCTCATGTGGTAGTCGTCCTTGGTCCAGATCACCGTGCCTTCGCGGGCGGCATGGATATCGCTGCCCACCGGCATCGCAATGTCGACGGCAAACCTGTTCGCGATATCGGTGTGCGAAAAGCTGCCGTTGAACGACTGCGACACCCGGTGCAGCCGGTTGAAGGGCGTCGGCGGGTTGTACAGATAGTCGACTTCCCTGGCCGCCGGGTCGCCGAGCCGCCAGCCATAGCGGACCGGCGCGATGGCCGTCTGGCTCTTGTGCAGCACCTCCTGCCTCGTCGCAGGCAGCACACGGCTGAGCGAGCCGCCGGTGAAAGCCTTGGACAGCACGCGAATCTCGACGGGCGCATGCAGGGGATTGTCCGCGATCAGGTAATGCCCGTCGTCGCGGGTTTCCGTGAAGACCCGGGGCTTGTGGGTGGTCTCCTGGCGCTCCTCGAGCACCAGGCTTTCCGCCGCCTGGGTTGCCGCCGGGCGCTTATCGGTGAAAACCCACTTCCCACTGGCGTCCCGGTACTTGTAGATCTCCTGGCCGAACGCGCTGCAGGAGAGCAATGCGGCCAGCAGGAGGGGCGCGATGTACGGTTGTCTTCCTTGCACCGATATTTTCCAGCGTTTGGTTAGGGGGCGGGATTTAGCCGGCTCCAAGCCGGCGACCTGAGCCATGCGTCAGGCATTGAGCACCGGCCTGAAGAAAGAGCGCTCATAGCTGAGGATGCACCTGGTTTCCTCGGCGTATTTGAAGGCGGCCACACAGGCTTCATCTTGGAACGACCGCTCCCGGTACTGCTCGTAGTCAGCCAGGCTGGGGAAGGTAAACAGGGCAAGCGCAACATTGTTGGCCCCTTCCGCGGGTAGAAAGTAGCCATGATGCGTGCCGCCAAATTTCTCAACCAGAGGAATCCATAGTTTTCCATAGTGCTCGAATTCCTTGAGCTTGTATGGATCGATTATGTATTTGAGGTAGCAGGTGATCATAGAATTTCCTGATGACGTTTGGCCAAGGGGCGGGCTTTAGCCTGTCTCGGTGAGCGAAGCGAGCGATTTGAGCTTATTGTTATGCGCCTATGCATACAGTGCATTCGGCCTGACCGTCATCGGCGGTGTTTAATTGCACGGCTATGTGCGACTTGCGCGCCCATTAAGCAGC
This DNA window, taken from Pseudomonas alcaligenes, encodes the following:
- a CDS encoding glutamate/aspartate ABC transporter substrate-binding protein, with translation MTKSTLSRAIGFALAASLCSAPALAEELTGTLKKIKDSGTIVLGHRDSSIPFSYFGSDPQQPEGYSHDLQLKAVEAIKQKLGMPDLKVRYNLVTSQTRIPLVQNGTVDLECGSTTNNVERQQQVDFSVGIFEVGTRLLTKKTSGVADFPDLKGKNVVTTAGTTSERLLKAMNAEKQMGMNIISAKDHGESFLMLESGRAVAFMMDDALLAGEMAKAKKPADWHVVGTPQSYEIYGCMVRKGDPAFKAVVDEALIATFKSGEVNAIYDKWFLNPVPPKGLNLNFPMSDELKQLVANPTDKAAEQL
- a CDS encoding peptidoglycan DD-metalloendopeptidase family protein, whose amino-acid sequence is MAQVAGLEPAKSRPLTKRWKISVQGRQPYIAPLLLAALLSCSAFGQEIYKYRDASGKWVFTDKRPAATQAAESLVLEERQETTHKPRVFTETRDDGHYLIADNPLHAPVEIRVLSKAFTGGSLSRVLPATRQEVLHKSQTAIAPVRYGWRLGDPAAREVDYLYNPPTPFNRLHRVSQSFNGSFSHTDIANRFAVDIAMPVGSDIHAAREGTVIWTKDDYHMSGRTQYFLDKANYIKVLHADGTYAVYAHILIGSARVKPGDRIAVGDVLARSGSSGYSTGPHLHFVIRKNSGLQTVSIPFSFRDADGAPFTPREGMKLRGIAPGQIGSLKPAN
- a CDS encoding ABC transporter substrate-binding protein, producing the protein MPAGRLLILLLALLLGRGAQAEAFMVYGTHDGFPKYYEEDGQAKGIVVDISRYCLDEMQVPYQIKLLPWARAYTLASRGEGGVIGLSKSAERQALFDFSAPIFTEHILLVVKQGREFPFQGIADLRDKLIGVSIGTSYGTAFDEAVAAGQMTIVGFNDTRSGLGMLLRERIDAILMGSSVDLEKLTRGHPDLERGAFVSLPVPFKSDSKHLGIARSLKMGWFLQRFDQCLRRGYESRAFDSIIYDYSN
- a CDS encoding NIPSNAP family protein; translation: MITCYLKYIIDPYKLKEFEHYGKLWIPLVEKFGGTHHGYFLPAEGANNVALALFTFPSLADYEQYRERSFQDEACVAAFKYAEETRCILSYERSFFRPVLNA
- a CDS encoding amino acid ABC transporter permease; amino-acid sequence: MNYNWDWGVFFKSTGIGNEIYLDWFVTGLGWTIAIALAGWLIALLLGSLLGVMRTVPNRWISGFATCYVELFRNVPLLVQLFLWYFLVPDLLPEPLEMWFKQDLKPATSAFISVVVCLGLFTAARVCEQVRTGIQALPKGQLAAGYALGFSLPQIYANVLLPQAFRIIIPPLTSEFLNIFKNSSVASLIGLMELLAQTKQTAEFSANLFEAFTLATLIYFTLNMSLMLLMRLIEKKVAVPGLIAVGGK
- a CDS encoding glutaredoxin family protein, which gives rise to MKKILLLAALLALGHKGWTYYQAQNVQPRYAHDYLAVYGRDSCGYTQGTLQALRQAGVRFEYLNIDDPAVADGLHARMTAQGIDTRHYLLPVVDLSDAISVRPNNAELVRAARAQSL
- a CDS encoding cupin domain-containing protein encodes the protein MPGDYPSKIKQLPLYDGRFDAYKLTAEGADVLFASYPAGTSIPPHRHDTDNHGVITRGELILSMNGETTRVGVGQWYHVPAHVEHAARFEVETDEVEFWFAAPEDKDAS